In the genome of Pseudoliparis swirei isolate HS2019 ecotype Mariana Trench chromosome 3, NWPU_hadal_v1, whole genome shotgun sequence, one region contains:
- the ruvbl2 gene encoding ruvB-like 2 gives MASTKVPEVRDITRIERIGAHSHIRGLGLDDALEPRQVSQGMVGQLASRRAAGVILEMIKDGHIAGRAVLIAGQPGTGKTAIAMGIAQSLGPDTPFTALAGSEIYSLEMSKTESLSQAFRKAIGVRIKEETEIIEGEVVEIQIDRPATGTGAKVGKLTLKTTEMETIYDLGNKMIDSLSKDKVQAGDVITIDKATGKISKLGRSFTRARDYDAMGAQTQFVQCPEGELQKRKEVVHTVSLHEIDVINSRTQGFLALFSGDTGEIKSEVREQINAKVCEWREEGKAEIIPGVLFIDEVHMLDMECFSYLNRALETDLSPVLIMATNRGITRIRGTNYQSPHGIPIDLLDRLLIIATSPYTEKETRQILKIRCEEEDVELSEEAHTVLTRIGMETSLRYAIQLISTAGLVCRKRKGTEVQVEDIKRVYSLFLDEARSSQYMKEYQDSFLFNETPTGSMDTS, from the exons ATGGCGAGTACAAAGGTGCCAGAGGTTCGTGACATCACACGGATCGAGAGAATCG GAGCGCACTCTCATATTCGTGGCCTTGGTTTGGATGATGCTTTGGAGCCAAGACAG GTATCTCAGGGGATGGTCGGCCAGCTCGCCTCTCGTCGGGCTGCGGGGGTCATCCTGGAGATGATCAAAGACGGCCACATAGCTGGCAGAGCGGTACTGATCGCTGGCCAACCTGGCACAGGAAAGACTGCCATCGCTATGG GCATCGCCCAGTCTCTTGGCCCCGATACACCCTTCACGGCGCTGGCCGGTAGTGAGATCTACTCCCTGGAGATGAGCAAGACCGAGTCACTCAGCCAGGCTTTTAGGAAAGCCATCGGTGTGAGGATCAA AGAAGAGACGGAGATTATTGAAGGAGAGGTGGTGGAGATCCAGATTGATAGACCGGCCACTGGAACG gGTGCCAAAGTGGGCAAGCTTACTTTAAAGACGACTGAGATGGAGACAATCTATGACTTGGGCAATAAGATGATCGACAGTCTCAGTAAAGATAAGGTTCAAGCAGG AGATGTTATTACCATTGACAAAGCCACGGGAAAGATCAGCAAGTTGGGCCGCTCCTTCACCAGAGCCAGAGACTATGATGCCATGGGAGCGCAG ACACAGTTTGTACAGTGTCCAGAGGGAGAGCtgcagaagaggaaggaggtggtCCACACAGTGTCACTCCACGAGATTGACGTCATCAACAGCCGCACGCAAGGCTTCCTGGCTCTCTTCTCCGGAGACACCGGAGAGATCAAGTCTGAAGTCCGCGAGCAGATTAATGCCAAAGTGTGCGAGTGGAGAGAAGAAGGCAAGGCTGAGATCATTCCTGGG GTGTTATTTATTGACGAGGTTCACATGCTGGACATGGAGTGCTTCTCCTACCTGAACCGAGCCCTGGAGACCGACCTGTCCCCAGTTCTCATCATGGCCACCAACAGAGGCATCACTCG TATCCGAGGCACAAACTATCAGAGCCCTCACGGCATCCCCATCGACCTGCTGGATCGCCTACTCATCATCGCCACCTCCCCGTACACTGAAAAAGAGACAAGGCAGATCCTCAAGATCCG gtgtgaggaggaggatgtagaGCTAAGTGAGGAGGCTCACACCGTCCTGACCCGCATCGGCATGGAGACGTCGCTGCGCTACGCCATCCAGCTGATCAGCACCGCTGGACTTGTGTGTCGCAAGCGCAAG GGGACAGAAGTTCAGGTGGAGGACATCAAAAGGGTTTACTCTCTGTTTCTGGATGAGGCCCGATCCTCTCAGTACATGAAGGAATATCAGGACTCCTTCCTCTTCAATGAAACTC CAACGGGTTCAATGGACACCTCATAA
- the LOC130191708 gene encoding uncharacterized protein LOC130191708, whose product MRSRDDPCTSSQDGDGNPGTGSGDEHGYGITHATRSVVRRRTAMQGSGTSGHDGGCLARSDGNPGTSGDDGGSLARSDGNPGTSGDDGGSLARSDGNPGTSGDDGGSLARSDGNPGTSGEDGDYSSYLRLMAALPDDSSDDEEFNQAIIASMESQIVEKVPVQEILLELSSKINTKQQCKFNINRSAVWEGAVRGFQRVSYNPNLMICVKFSDDMGRNEEGIDLGGPRRNS is encoded by the exons ATGAGAAGTAGGGATGACCCCTGTACTAGCAGTCAGGATGGAGATGGAAACCCTGGCACTGGCAGTGGTGATGAACATGGCTATGGCATCACACACGCCACCAGAAGTGTTGTTAGAAGGCGTACAGCAATGCAAGGAAGTGGCACTAGTGGTCACGATGGAGGCTGTCTTGCAAGAAGTGATGGCAACCCTGGCACAAGCGGTGATGATGGAGGCAGCCTTGCAAGAAGTGATGGCAACCCTGGCACAAGCGGTGATGATGGAGGCAGCCTTGCAAGAAGTGATGGCAACCCTGGCACAAGCGGTGATGATGGAGGCAGCCTTGCAAGAAGTGATGGCAACCCTGGCACAAGTGGTGAAGATGGTGACTACTCTTCATATTTGAGACTTAtggctgctcttcctgatgactCTTCAGATGATGAGGAGTTCAACCAGGCTATAATTGCCAGTATGGAGAGTCAAAT TGTAGAAAAGGTCCCGGTTCAAGAGATACTGCTGGAACTCTCAAGCAAAATCAACACAAAGCAACAGTGCAAATTTAATATAAATCGCTCTGCTGTCTGGGAGGGAGCCGTGCGAGGATTTCAAAGGGTGTCCTATAACCCCAACTTGATGATCTGCGTGAAATTCTCAGATGACATGGGGAGAAATGAGGAAGGGATTGATTTAGGAGGGCCAAGGAGGAATTCTTGA